A window from Corynebacterium singulare encodes these proteins:
- a CDS encoding class I SAM-dependent methyltransferase — protein sequence MSKRFTPMTVAEIIDAFVPTPNPFRWEAFDGSSTGPTDSQFTVRINSLQGLAYIATHPGDVGFARAYVTDGITVEGEHPAHPYGIFDALHAMYDKFSRPDAVTLARVVRSLAAMGAFRVQPVPEVERASWLRRKLHEGLSKHSKERDADVISDHYDVGNDFYELFLGDSMTYTCAYYPSPEATLDEAQENKYRLIFDKLRLKEGDRHLDVGCGWGGMVRYAAKRGVKSLGVTLSKEQAEWGQAKIKEEGLEDLAEIRFMDYRDVTEEGFDAISAIGLLEHIGVKNYPDFFSFLHGKLKPGGLMLNHCITYPDNHKTPKGGFIDRYIFPDGELSGSGTITKCMQDAGFEVFHTESLRFDYMRTLHDWCENLKETWEEACSLVGLPTARLWAIYMAGSEWGFEHNIINLYHFLGVKIGNAGSRAGVPERRWWDDSRF from the coding sequence ATGAGTAAGCGATTTACCCCCATGACTGTGGCGGAGATCATCGACGCCTTCGTGCCCACTCCCAATCCCTTCCGGTGGGAGGCCTTCGATGGTTCCTCCACCGGCCCAACGGACTCGCAATTCACGGTCAGAATCAACAGCTTGCAAGGCTTGGCCTACATCGCAACGCACCCAGGCGACGTAGGCTTCGCGCGCGCCTACGTCACGGATGGAATTACAGTCGAAGGCGAGCACCCAGCGCATCCTTACGGCATCTTTGACGCCCTCCACGCCATGTATGACAAGTTCAGCCGTCCAGATGCCGTCACGCTTGCTCGCGTTGTGCGCTCACTCGCCGCCATGGGCGCCTTCCGCGTCCAGCCTGTCCCGGAGGTAGAGCGCGCTTCCTGGTTGCGCCGCAAGCTGCATGAAGGACTATCCAAGCACTCCAAGGAACGCGACGCCGATGTCATTTCTGATCACTATGACGTAGGAAATGACTTTTATGAGCTCTTCCTGGGCGATTCCATGACCTACACCTGCGCTTACTACCCTTCCCCTGAGGCCACGCTCGACGAAGCACAGGAGAATAAATACCGCCTTATCTTCGACAAGCTAAGGCTCAAGGAGGGGGATCGCCACCTCGACGTCGGGTGCGGCTGGGGCGGCATGGTGCGCTACGCGGCCAAACGCGGGGTGAAGTCCCTCGGCGTAACCCTGTCCAAGGAACAGGCCGAATGGGGCCAAGCCAAAATCAAGGAAGAAGGCCTCGAGGACCTAGCAGAGATCCGTTTTATGGATTATCGCGACGTCACTGAAGAAGGTTTCGATGCAATCTCCGCCATTGGCTTGCTAGAGCACATTGGCGTAAAAAATTACCCTGACTTCTTCAGCTTCCTCCACGGAAAGCTCAAGCCCGGCGGGCTGATGCTCAACCACTGCATCACCTACCCGGACAACCACAAAACGCCGAAAGGCGGATTCATCGACCGCTACATCTTCCCTGACGGTGAGCTTTCTGGTTCCGGCACCATCACCAAGTGCATGCAGGATGCCGGTTTTGAGGTATTCCACACAGAGTCATTGCGCTTTGATTACATGCGGACGCTTCATGACTGGTGCGAGAACCTCAAGGAGACGTGGGAGGAAGCCTGCTCCCTCGTCGGACTTCCCACTGCACGTCTATGGGCGATTTACATGGCAGGTTCTGAGTGGGGATTCGAGCACAACATCATCAATCTGTATCACTTCCTCGGTGTCAAAATCGGCAACGCCGGATCCCGCGCCGGTGTGCCGGAGCGCCGCTGGTGGGACGATTCGCGCTTCTAA
- the secY gene encoding preprotein translocase subunit SecY — protein sequence MSAIFQAFKDADLRKKIIFTLVMIILYRVGAQIPSPGVDYATIAGRLRELTEESGNLYSVINLFSGGALLQLSIFAIGIMPYITASIIVQLLTVVIPHFEQLKKEGQSGQAKMTQYTRYLTLALALLQSSGIVALADREQLLGQGVRVLAEDRNFFTLVVLVITMTAGAILVMWMGELITEKGIGNGMSLMIFAGIATRLPTDGLSIMQNNGGLVFAMVLAGLIVLVVGITFIEQGQRRIPVQYAKRMVGRRQYGGSSTYLPLKVNQAGVIPVIFASSLIYMPVLITQIVNSGSPGVSDNWWQRNVIAHLQAPSSWQYIVLYFVLTIFFSYFYVSVQYDPAEQADNMKKYGGFIPGIRPGRPTAEYLGFVMNRLLFVGSIYLALIAVLPNILLDLGVGRAGASGTSAFGGTAILIMVSVALTTVKQIESQLLQSNYEGLLK from the coding sequence GTGTCCGCCATTTTCCAGGCTTTCAAAGACGCCGACCTGCGAAAGAAGATCATCTTCACCCTCGTGATGATTATCCTTTACCGCGTTGGCGCGCAGATCCCGTCCCCGGGCGTCGATTACGCCACCATCGCTGGCCGTCTTCGCGAGCTGACGGAAGAATCCGGCAATCTCTACTCAGTGATCAACCTATTCTCCGGTGGTGCGCTGCTGCAGCTGTCTATCTTTGCTATCGGCATCATGCCGTACATTACGGCGTCGATTATCGTGCAGCTGCTGACCGTGGTCATCCCGCACTTTGAGCAGCTGAAGAAGGAGGGCCAGTCTGGTCAAGCCAAGATGACGCAGTACACGCGTTACCTCACTTTGGCCCTGGCTCTTCTGCAGTCCTCCGGCATTGTGGCCTTGGCAGACCGCGAGCAGCTGCTTGGCCAAGGCGTGCGCGTCCTAGCGGAGGATCGTAACTTCTTCACCCTCGTGGTCTTGGTTATCACCATGACCGCTGGTGCCATCCTCGTCATGTGGATGGGTGAGCTCATCACGGAGAAGGGCATTGGCAACGGCATGTCTCTCATGATCTTCGCCGGTATTGCTACCCGCCTTCCTACCGATGGCCTCAGCATCATGCAGAACAACGGCGGCCTTGTCTTCGCCATGGTTCTTGCCGGCCTCATCGTCTTGGTTGTCGGCATTACCTTCATCGAGCAGGGCCAGCGCCGCATCCCGGTCCAGTACGCTAAGCGTATGGTGGGTCGCCGCCAGTACGGTGGCTCCTCCACCTACCTGCCATTGAAGGTTAACCAGGCCGGCGTTATCCCGGTCATCTTCGCTTCCTCCCTGATCTACATGCCGGTGCTCATCACCCAGATTGTGAACTCCGGATCCCCGGGCGTGTCAGACAACTGGTGGCAGCGCAATGTCATTGCCCACCTTCAGGCGCCGAGCTCCTGGCAGTACATCGTCCTGTACTTTGTTCTCACCATCTTCTTCTCCTACTTCTACGTGTCGGTTCAGTACGACCCAGCCGAGCAGGCAGACAACATGAAGAAGTATGGTGGATTTATCCCGGGTATCCGCCCGGGCCGACCGACCGCCGAATACTTGGGCTTCGTCATGAACCGCCTTCTCTTCGTCGGCTCGATCTACCTCGCGCTCATCGCCGTCCTCCCGAATATTCTTCTGGATCTGGGCGTCGGTCGGGCAGGTGCTAGCGGCACCTCCGCGTTTGGTGGTACCGCTATCCTCATTATGGTCTCGGTCGCGCTGACCACGGTCAAGCAGATCGAGTCCCAGCTCCTACAATCCAACTACGAAGGACTGCTTAAGTAA
- a CDS encoding adenylate kinase — MRYVLLGPPGAGKGTQAALLSEKLGVPHISTGDLFRANIGEGTPLGVEAKSYIDAGKLVPTDVTARMVEDRLNQDDAKDGFLLDGFPRTVEQADILEKLLADKGLKLDGVLNFEVSEDVVVERMLARGRADDTEETIRTRLGVYRDETFPLIEHYGEAIIPVQAEGSVEEINERALKAMGK; from the coding sequence ATGCGTTACGTACTCCTTGGCCCTCCCGGTGCCGGCAAGGGCACCCAAGCCGCTCTCCTCAGCGAGAAGCTCGGCGTCCCGCACATCTCCACCGGTGACCTCTTCCGCGCCAATATCGGCGAGGGCACCCCGCTTGGTGTTGAGGCCAAGTCCTACATCGACGCCGGCAAGCTGGTCCCGACCGACGTGACCGCACGCATGGTGGAGGATCGCCTCAACCAGGATGATGCCAAGGACGGCTTCCTTCTCGATGGCTTCCCCCGCACTGTGGAGCAGGCCGACATCCTGGAGAAGCTCCTCGCGGACAAGGGCCTGAAGCTTGATGGCGTTCTGAACTTTGAGGTGTCTGAAGATGTCGTCGTCGAGCGCATGCTTGCTCGCGGCCGCGCTGACGATACCGAAGAGACCATCCGCACCCGCCTTGGTGTGTACCGCGATGAGACCTTCCCCCTCATCGAGCACTACGGCGAGGCCATCATTCCGGTCCAGGCAGAGGGCTCCGTTGAGGAAATCAACGAACGCGCCCTCAAGGCGATGGGTAAGTAA
- the map gene encoding type I methionyl aminopeptidase, translated as MAFRRRTRAMPARTPGELDAMQAAGEIVGRALQAVRAAAAVGVSTLELDEVAERTIRDAGAVPTFKGYGGFPGSICASVNDVIVHGIPSSDVVLADGDLISIDCGATLDGWVGDSAWTFGVGKLSPEAQALSDATEWVLHEGLKAMVPGNRLTDVSAALEQATYRAEDKFGVELYIVDGYGGHGIGREMHEEPYLANEGKAGRGPIIQEGSVLAIEPMLTLGTEDNAVLDDDWTVVTLDNSLAAHWEHTVAATENGPRILTRRYS; from the coding sequence ATGGCTTTTCGACGTCGCACAAGGGCCATGCCTGCCCGTACCCCGGGAGAGCTCGACGCCATGCAGGCGGCCGGCGAGATCGTTGGCCGCGCTTTGCAGGCCGTGCGCGCCGCCGCCGCGGTTGGCGTGAGCACACTCGAGCTCGACGAGGTTGCGGAGCGCACCATCCGGGATGCCGGAGCCGTGCCTACATTCAAGGGCTATGGCGGATTCCCTGGGTCTATCTGTGCGTCTGTCAATGACGTCATTGTTCACGGGATTCCCAGTAGTGACGTCGTCCTTGCTGACGGTGACCTCATCTCCATCGATTGCGGTGCAACGCTCGATGGATGGGTAGGGGATAGTGCTTGGACGTTTGGCGTCGGAAAGCTCAGCCCTGAAGCTCAGGCGCTGTCTGACGCCACCGAATGGGTCCTGCACGAAGGGCTCAAGGCTATGGTGCCCGGCAACCGCCTCACGGACGTTTCGGCCGCCCTCGAGCAGGCCACGTACCGCGCCGAGGACAAGTTCGGCGTCGAACTCTACATCGTTGATGGATACGGCGGCCACGGTATTGGCCGTGAGATGCACGAGGAACCCTACCTGGCCAATGAAGGCAAAGCCGGCCGCGGCCCCATCATTCAGGAAGGCTCGGTCCTGGCAATCGAGCCGATGCTGACGTTGGGCACGGAGGACAACGCCGTGCTTGACGACGACTGGACTGTCGTCACCCTCGATAACTCCCTCGCCGCACACTGGGAGCACACTGTAGCGGCCACGGAGAACGGTCCCCGTATTCTCACTCGCCGATACTCATAG
- a CDS encoding L,D-transpeptidase yields the protein MSKFSSFAGARSLRRVAAAGLVTVSLATAPAAQAQPVPSIESLSSDVQSQIDGFVGQTRENAWTSRNDILTSLKAANPQAADALQPVIDGAIELVFPGLIAQKNAEIRAAREAEERAHAAEIAREKAAAEEAARKAEAERQAQRFDTGPCPADARVCVDRGGHRTWLQDGNGHVTYVATGMSSGKPGEETPAGTFYINRKIKDEVSHEFGNAPMPYAMYFTNNGHAFHEGSPAYESAGCVRLPHQDAVRFWNDVPMGSKVFIY from the coding sequence ATGTCTAAATTTTCCTCCTTCGCTGGCGCTCGTTCCCTACGCCGAGTTGCCGCAGCGGGGCTCGTGACCGTCTCACTCGCGACTGCCCCGGCTGCCCAGGCGCAGCCTGTCCCTTCCATCGAATCCCTGTCCTCCGACGTTCAGTCCCAGATTGACGGTTTCGTAGGCCAGACTCGCGAGAACGCGTGGACGTCCCGCAACGACATTCTTACTTCCCTCAAGGCTGCTAATCCGCAGGCCGCAGATGCCCTACAGCCGGTCATTGACGGCGCCATCGAGTTGGTGTTCCCGGGTCTGATCGCTCAGAAGAACGCCGAGATTCGTGCTGCTCGCGAGGCTGAGGAACGTGCTCACGCCGCCGAGATTGCCCGAGAGAAGGCCGCTGCTGAGGAAGCAGCCCGCAAGGCTGAGGCCGAGCGTCAGGCCCAGAGGTTCGATACTGGCCCATGTCCGGCAGATGCCCGCGTGTGTGTTGATCGCGGTGGTCACCGTACCTGGCTCCAGGACGGCAACGGTCACGTCACTTACGTTGCTACTGGTATGTCAAGCGGCAAGCCGGGGGAGGAGACCCCGGCCGGCACCTTCTACATTAACCGCAAGATCAAGGACGAAGTCTCCCACGAGTTCGGCAACGCACCGATGCCGTACGCGATGTACTTCACCAACAATGGCCACGCCTTCCACGAGGGCTCCCCGGCCTACGAGTCTGCCGGTTGCGTTCGCCTGCCACACCAGGATGCCGTCCGTTTCTGGAATGACGTGCCTATGGGTTCCAAGGTCTTCATCTACTAA
- the infA gene encoding translation initiation factor IF-1: MAKEGAIEVEGRIVEPLPNAMFRVELDNGHKVLAHISGKMRQHYIRILPEDRVVVELSPYDLTRGRIVYRYK; the protein is encoded by the coding sequence ATGGCTAAGGAAGGCGCAATCGAGGTTGAGGGTCGCATCGTCGAACCCCTGCCCAACGCAATGTTCCGCGTCGAGCTTGACAACGGGCACAAGGTTCTTGCACACATTTCTGGCAAGATGCGTCAGCACTACATCCGCATTCTCCCGGAGGATCGCGTGGTTGTGGAGCTGTCTCCTTATGATCTGACCCGCGGACGCATCGTCTACCGCTACAAGTAA
- the rpsM gene encoding 30S ribosomal protein S13: MARLAGVDLPRNKRMEVALTYIYGIGPSRAKELLEKTGISPDLRTDNLDDDQLSALRDVIEATWKVEGDLRRQVQADIRRKIEIGCYQGIRHRRGLPVRGQRTKTNARTRKGPKKTIAGKKK, encoded by the coding sequence ATGGCACGTCTAGCTGGTGTTGACCTCCCGCGCAACAAGCGCATGGAGGTTGCTCTCACCTACATCTACGGCATCGGGCCTTCCCGTGCCAAGGAACTGCTGGAAAAGACCGGCATTTCTCCCGACCTGCGCACCGACAACCTGGATGATGATCAGCTGTCGGCGCTGCGTGACGTCATTGAAGCTACCTGGAAGGTCGAGGGTGACCTCCGCCGCCAGGTTCAGGCTGACATCCGTCGCAAGATTGAAATCGGCTGCTACCAGGGTATCCGCCACCGCCGTGGCCTGCCCGTTCGTGGTCAGCGCACCAAGACCAACGCTCGTACGCGCAAGGGTCCGAAGAAGACGATCGCAGGAAAGAAGAAGTAA
- the rpsK gene encoding 30S ribosomal protein S11, whose amino-acid sequence MPPKTRSGARRGGRRVVKKNVAAGHAYIKSTFNNTIVSITDPSGAVISWASSGHVGFKGSRKSTPFAAQMAAENAARKAMDHGMKKVDVFVKGPGSGRETAIRSLQAAGLEVNSITDATPQPHNGCRPTKRRKV is encoded by the coding sequence ATGCCACCGAAGACTCGTTCCGGCGCGCGCCGTGGTGGTCGTCGCGTCGTAAAGAAGAACGTGGCCGCTGGCCACGCTTACATCAAGTCCACCTTCAACAACACCATCGTGTCCATCACGGACCCGTCCGGTGCTGTCATCTCCTGGGCATCCTCCGGCCACGTTGGCTTTAAGGGTTCCCGTAAGTCCACCCCGTTCGCTGCCCAGATGGCTGCAGAGAACGCTGCCCGTAAGGCAATGGACCACGGTATGAAGAAGGTTGACGTTTTCGTCAAGGGTCCGGGCTCCGGCCGCGAGACCGCCATCCGTTCCCTGCAGGCAGCAGGCCTCGAGGTTAACTCGATTACGGATGCCACCCCACAGCCGCACAACGGCTGCCGTCCGACCAAGCGCCGCAAGGTTTAA
- the rpsD gene encoding 30S ribosomal protein S4 → MARYTGPATRVSRRLRVDLVGGDMAFERRPYPPGQAGRNRIKESEYLLQLQEKQKAKYTYGVLERQFRRYYAEANRLPGKTGDNLVVLLESRLDNVIYRAGLANTRRQARQLVSHGHFTVNGKKINVPSFRVTQYDIIDVRERSQKMEWFEDAQDRLADANVPAWLQVVPDTLRILVHQLPERAQIDIPLQEQLIVELYSK, encoded by the coding sequence ATGGCTCGTTATACTGGCCCCGCTACCCGCGTATCCCGCCGTCTGCGCGTCGACCTGGTCGGCGGCGACATGGCATTTGAGCGCCGCCCGTACCCCCCGGGACAGGCTGGCCGTAACCGCATCAAGGAATCTGAGTACCTGCTGCAGCTCCAGGAGAAGCAGAAGGCCAAGTACACCTACGGTGTGCTGGAGCGTCAATTCCGTCGCTACTACGCCGAGGCTAACCGCCTCCCGGGCAAGACCGGTGACAACCTGGTTGTCCTGCTCGAGTCCCGTCTCGACAACGTGATCTACCGCGCCGGTCTGGCCAACACCCGCCGTCAGGCTCGCCAGCTTGTCTCCCACGGTCACTTCACCGTGAACGGCAAGAAGATCAACGTTCCGTCCTTCCGCGTTACGCAGTACGACATCATCGATGTTCGTGAGCGTTCCCAGAAGATGGAATGGTTCGAAGACGCCCAGGATCGCCTCGCCGACGCTAACGTCCCGGCTTGGCTGCAGGTCGTTCCGGACACCCTGCGCATCCTCGTGCACCAGCTGCCCGAGCGCGCTCAGATCGACATTCCGCTGCAGGAGCAGCTCATCGTCGAGCTTTACTCGAAGTAA
- a CDS encoding DNA-directed RNA polymerase subunit alpha — MLISQRPQLTEEFIDSSRSKFVIEPLEPGFGYTLGNSLRRTLLSSIPGAAVTSIKIDGVLHEFTTINGVKEDVSEIILNVKGLVLSSDSDEPVVMYLSKEGPGEVTAGDIQPPAGVEIHNSDLHIASLNESAKLEMELVVERGRGYVPAAATSGEIGRIPVDQIYSPVLKVSYKVEATRVEQRTDFDKLIIDVETKNSISARDALASAGGTLVELFGLARELNTAAEGIEIGPSPQETEYIAAYSMPIEDLNFSVRSYNCLKRQEIHTVGELAECTESDLLDIRNFGQKSINEVKIKLANLGLALKDTPEDFDPTQLEGYDAETGDFKDPAAEDSE, encoded by the coding sequence ATGCTTATTTCCCAGCGTCCTCAGCTCACCGAGGAATTCATCGACTCGTCTCGCTCCAAGTTCGTCATCGAACCGCTCGAGCCGGGCTTTGGTTACACCCTTGGTAACTCGCTTCGTCGCACCCTGCTGTCTTCCATTCCGGGCGCAGCAGTCACCTCCATCAAGATTGATGGTGTTCTCCACGAGTTCACCACCATTAACGGTGTGAAGGAAGACGTCTCTGAGATCATCCTTAACGTTAAGGGTCTGGTTCTGTCCTCCGACTCTGATGAGCCGGTTGTCATGTACCTGAGCAAAGAGGGCCCTGGCGAGGTGACCGCAGGCGATATCCAGCCGCCGGCTGGCGTGGAGATCCACAACTCGGATCTCCACATCGCATCCCTGAACGAGTCCGCCAAGCTGGAAATGGAACTCGTCGTCGAGCGCGGCCGTGGCTACGTCCCGGCTGCCGCTACCTCTGGGGAAATCGGCCGCATCCCGGTCGACCAGATTTACTCCCCGGTACTGAAGGTTTCGTACAAGGTCGAAGCTACTCGTGTTGAGCAGCGTACTGACTTTGACAAGCTGATCATCGACGTCGAGACCAAGAACTCGATTTCCGCCCGCGATGCCCTGGCCTCTGCCGGTGGCACCCTGGTTGAGCTCTTCGGCTTGGCCCGCGAGCTGAACACCGCAGCTGAAGGCATCGAAATTGGCCCGTCCCCGCAGGAGACGGAGTACATCGCTGCGTACAGCATGCCGATCGAGGATCTGAACTTCTCCGTCCGCTCCTACAACTGCCTGAAGCGTCAGGAAATCCACACCGTTGGTGAGCTCGCTGAGTGCACCGAGTCGGACCTGTTGGATATCCGCAACTTCGGTCAGAAGTCGATCAACGAGGTAAAGATCAAGCTGGCTAACCTGGGCCTGGCTCTCAAGGACACCCCTGAGGACTTTGACCCGACCCAGCTCGAAGGCTACGACGCAGAAACCGGTGACTTCAAGGACCCGGCTGCTGAGGATTCCGAGTAA
- the rplQ gene encoding 50S ribosomal protein L17 has protein sequence MPTPKKGARLGGSAKQQAHLLSNLAASLIEHGAIKTTDAKAKVLRPYIEKIITKAKSGTVADRRAVLKLIPHKDVVAHLFDELAPKFENREGGYTRTIKLENRAGDNAPMSQISLVLEETVTSEANRATRAAASKKAAEAEEAKAEEAEAAEAEAEETTEAPAEEAEAAESEEQ, from the coding sequence ATGCCAACCCCTAAGAAGGGTGCCCGTCTCGGCGGCTCCGCCAAGCAGCAGGCTCACCTGCTGAGCAACTTGGCAGCTAGCCTGATCGAGCACGGCGCAATCAAGACCACCGATGCCAAGGCGAAGGTTCTTCGTCCGTACATCGAGAAGATCATCACCAAGGCTAAGTCCGGCACCGTTGCTGACCGCCGCGCTGTTCTGAAGCTCATCCCGCACAAGGATGTTGTTGCCCACCTCTTTGACGAGCTGGCACCGAAGTTTGAGAACCGTGAGGGTGGCTACACCCGCACCATCAAGCTGGAGAACCGCGCTGGTGACAACGCCCCGATGTCCCAGATCTCTCTCGTTCTCGAGGAGACCGTGACCTCCGAGGCTAACCGCGCTACCCGCGCAGCTGCTTCCAAGAAGGCCGCTGAAGCTGAGGAAGCTAAGGCTGAAGAGGCCGAGGCTGCTGAGGCAGAGGCAGAGGAGACCACCGAGGCTCCGGCAGAAGAGGCTGAGGCTGCAGAGTCCGAGGAGCAATAG